In the Setaria italica strain Yugu1 chromosome VI, Setaria_italica_v2.0, whole genome shotgun sequence genome, one interval contains:
- the LOC101762090 gene encoding F-box protein At3g07870 codes for MATAPPTDGEVDEGLSLHTDAFVEILMRLPPSCRRWARLVCRHWRDIIDQRTPRSPPPKVLAFFTSTRSASAYVVNDLEHGWGREVWGVTAGTATGRWIDVTAVGTCNGLLCLCDNRKPGGRVALLNPATGETLRVPPLPVSYRGLHGYGSGKRYTFGFHPATGAYKILHLPCRGDATAGFNVLQAFTLGAAAWRDVAVPGASCCLGAGLVRVGGAAHWVTKGMERVVSFDLGDERVAFDAALPVAAGPGSHCRLVEFHGRLGLAVSADRMTPAKTEVWVLGERAGGRQGWSRRYSVRVQGVEQRLAAPHFAHGGEYVLTVQSKEWGRKHVYAHRLRGAGRRLPRGEVRSVRIEEPGMAVAYREDGYYLETFAYVETTEPLSVYKIDQRAKGVHRQNKSCP; via the coding sequence atggcgacggcgccgcctACCGACGGCGAAGTGGATGAGGGCTTGAGCCTCCATACGGACGCCTTCGTGGAGATCCTGATGCGCCTGCCGCCGAGCTGCCGGCGCTGGGCCCGGCTCGTATGCCGGCACTGGCGCGACATCATCGACCAGCGGACGCCGCGGAGCCCGCCGCCCAAGGTGCTCGCCTTCTTCACGAGCACCAGGTCAGCTTCAGCGTACGTCGTCAACGACCTCGAGCACGGGTGGGGCAGAGAGGTGTGGGGGGTCACCGCCGGCACCGCCACGGGGAGGTGGATCGACGTGACGGCGGTCGGCACGTGCAACGGCCTGCTGTGCCTGTGCGACAACAGGAAGCCCGGCGGGAGGGTCGCGTTGCTGAACCCGGCCACCGGCGAGACGCTGCGCGTCCCGCCGCTCCCCGTCTCGTACCGCGGGCTGCACGGCTACGGCAGCGGGAAGAGGTACACCTTCGGGTTCCACCCGGCGACGGGGGCGTACAAGATCCTTCACCTCCCGTGCCGCGGCGACGCGACCGCGGGCTTCAACGTGCTGCAGGCGTTCACGCTGGGGGCCGCGGCGTGGCGCGACGTCGCCGTCCCCGGCGCGAGCTGCTGCCTCGGCGCCGGCCTCGTCagggtcggcggcgcggcgcactGGGTCACCAAGGGGATGGAGAGGGTCGTGTCGTTCGACCTCGGGGACGAGCGCGTCGCGTTCGACGCGGCGCTGCCGGTGGCGGCCGGGCCGGGCAGCCACTGCCGGCTGGTGGAGTTCCACGGGAGGCTGGGCCTCGCCGTCAGCGCCGACAGGATGACGCCGGCGAAGACCGAGGTCTGGGTCCTCGGGGAACGGGCCGGTGGCCGGCAGGGGTGGAGTCGCCGGTACAGCGTGCGGGTGCAGGGGGTGGAGCAGCGGCTCGCGGCGCCGCACTTCGCGCACGGCGGCGAGTATGTCCTCACCGTGCAGTCCAAGGAGTGGGGGCGGAAGCACGTCTACGCGCACAGGTTgcgcggcgcggggaggaggtTGCCGCGCGGCGAGGTGCGCTCCGTGCGGATCGAGGAGCCAGGAATGGCGGTGGCCTACCGCGAGGACGGCTACTACCTTGAGACGTTCGCCTACGTCGAGACCACGGAGCCGTTGAGTGTTTACAAGATTGATCAAAGGGCGAAGGGGGTCCATCGACAAAATAAATCGTGTCCTTGa
- the LOC101784089 gene encoding nuclear transcription factor Y subunit C-6 — translation ASAAAGQLGPAAQQQLQIFWNEQYREIEATTDFKNHNLPLARIKKIMKADEDVRMIAAEAPVVFARACEMFILELTHRGWAHAEENKRRTLQKSDIAAAVARTEVFDFLVDIVPRDEAKDAEAAAAAGMGAGIPHPAAGMPATDPMGYYYVQPQ, via the coding sequence GCATCCGCCGCGGCGGGACAGCTGGGCCccgcggcgcagcagcagctgcagatCTTCTGGAACGAGCAGTACCGCGAGATCGAGGCCACCACCGACTTCAAGAACCACAACCTGCCCCTGGCGCGCATCAAGAAGATCATGAAGGCCGACGAGGACGTCCGCATGATCGCCGCCGAGGCGCCCGTCGTCTTCGCCCGCGCCTGCGAGATGTTCATCCTCGAGCTCACCCACCGCGGCTGGGCGCACGCCGAGGAGAACAAGCGCCGCACGCTGCAGAAGtccgacatcgccgccgccgtcgcgcgcaCCGAGGTCTTCGACTTCCTCGTCGACATCGTGCCGAGGGACGAGGCCAAggacgccgaggccgccgcggctgccggcATGGGGGCGGGGAtcccgcaccccgccgccggcatGCCCGCCACCGACCCCATGGGCTACTACTACGTCCAGCCGCAGTAA
- the LOC101784503 gene encoding uncharacterized protein LOC101784503: MAEPAKNDAHIVEIPVSVDGGEAEAAASLDKTTVEVEAGGAHPLGEIAASAGHLLLLKLWQREEDRLGRRACALESRMDAARRDAFYLCAAFLAFHGLSLALLFAASVAAAAADGGGGQASAACRRWWAPSSLSLAASLALAAAVQLRVCAYWRAAARLRRERGDARALARAVQELRMKGAAFDLSKEPQYGVTRAKCASVEGAGAWAPLRWCQQNVVTACLLAAAAAALPSGKFILCA; encoded by the coding sequence ATGGCGGAGCCGGCCAAGAACGACGCCCACATCGTGGAGATCCCTGTCTCCGTCGAcgggggcgaggcggaggcagcCGCGTCCCTCGACAAGAcgacggtggaggtggaggcaggCGGGGCCCACCCGCTCGGGGAGATCGCGGCGAGCGCGGGCCACCTGCTCCTGCTCAAGCTGTGGCAGCGGGAGGAGGACCGCCTGGGCCGCCGCGCGTGCGCGCTGGAGTCGCGCATGGACGCGGCGCGCCGGGACGCATTCTACCTCTGCGCGGCCTTCCTCGCCTTCCACGGCCTCTCCCTCGCGCTCCTCTTCGCCGcgtccgtggccgccgccgccgccgacggcggcggcggccaggcgagCGCCGCGTGCAGGAGGTGGTGGGCGCCATCGTCGCTGTCCCTGGCGGCGtccctcgcgctcgccgcggccgtGCAGCTCCGGGTGTGCGCCTactggcgcgccgccgcgcggctgCGCCGGGAGCGCGGCGACGCGCGGGCGCTGGCGCGCGCCGTGCAGGAGTTGCGCATGAAGGGCGCGGCGTTCGACCTGTCCAAGGAGCCGCAGTACGGGGTGACGAGGGCCAAGTGCGCCAGCGTCGAGGGCGCCGGAGCATGGGCGCCGCTCCGGTGGTGCCAGCAGAACGTCGTCACCGCCTGCctgcttgccgccgccgccgccgcgttgcCCTCCGGCAAGTTCATCCTGTGCGCGTAG
- the LOC101785572 gene encoding BURP domain-containing protein 13, with amino-acid sequence MSWPLCYLSPSPLRLHGKHRWQTFAQEPSNKRRCFPASRSYISTRLPRRLVPTQARETRLPDSASGSMARFAAVLLAAAALLAAGRLSHAAPSTAEVFWRAVLPGSAVPDAVLRFLRPDSFVSKAEAEDADRSNSPFDYQNYERSSAPYGYDYKAPDKGAAGGGGARDDTPFGYDYKAPSKAAADGGGSRADTPFGYDYKAPGGHRHAGGDAPASATTTVFFHEEAVRVGERLAFRFPAASPAPLGLLPRHIADAIPFAAPSLPAVLALLGVAPGSAQAAAMARTLRACETPPLAGDPKFCATSLEALVKGAVAALGTRDVRAVTSTLPRAGAPLQPYTVRAVRRVGGAGFVACHDEAYPYTVYRCHGTGPARAYMVEMEGTRGGAVTVATVCHTDTSRWNPEHVSFKLLGTKPGGAPICHLMPYGHIIWANNEKRSPA; translated from the exons ATGTCGTGGCCGCTCTGTTATCTGTCACCGTCACCCCTCCGGCTCCATGGCAAACACCGCTGGCAAACCTTCGCGCAGGAGCCGAGCAACAAGCGCAGGTGCTTCCCGGCCTCGCGATCGTATATAAGTAcccgcctgccgcgccgccttGTTCCCACGCAAGCACGGGAGACGCGGCTGCCTGACTCTGCTTCCGGTTCCATGGCGCGCTTCGCTGCCgttctcctcgccgccgccgccctgctaGCG GCTGGACGGCTGAGCCATGCGGCGCCGTCGACGGCCGAGGTGTTCTGGCGCGCCGTCCTGCCGGGCTCCGCCGTGCCGGACGCCGTTCTCCGGTTCCTCCGCCCCG ACAGCTTCGTAAGCAAAGCCGAGGCGGAGGACGCGGATCGGTCAAACTCTCCGTTTGATTACCAGAACTACGAGCGCTCATCTGCACCGTACGGCTACGACTACAAGGCGCCGGACAagggcgccgcgggcggcggcggcgccagagaCGACACGCCGTTCGGCTACGACTACAAGGCACCGAGCAAGGCCGCCGCGGACGGCGGTGGCTCCAGAGCCGACACGCCGTTCGGCTACGACTACAAGGCGCCCGGCGGGCACCGCCACGCAGGCGGCgacgcgccggcgtcggcgacgacgacggtgttCTTCCACGAGGAGGCGgtgcgcgtgggcgagcgccTGGCGTTCCGCTTCCCTGCCGcgtcgcccgcgccgctcgGGCTCCTGCCGCGCCACATCGCGGACGCCATACCGTTCGCGGCGCCGTCGCTGCCGGCCGTCCTCGCGCTGCTCGGCGTCGCCCCGGGCTCCGCGcaggccgccgccatggcgaggACGCTGCGCGCGTGCGagacgccgccgctcgccggggaTCCCAAGTTCTGCGCCACGTCGCTGGAGGCGCTGGTCAagggcgccgtggcggcgctggGCACGCGCGACGTCCGGGCGGTGACCTCCACTCTgccccgcgccggcgcgccTCTGCAGCCGTACACCGTCCGCGCCGtgcgccgcgtcggcggcgccggcttcGTGGCGTGCCACGACGAGGCGTACCCGTACACCGTGTACCGGTGCCACGGCACCGGCCCGGCCAGGGCGTACATGGTGGAGATGGAGGGCACCCGCGGGGGCGCGGTCACCGTGGCCACCGTCTGCCACACCGACACGTCCCGGTGGAACCCGGAGCACGTCTCCTTCAAGCTCCTCGGCACCAAGCCCGGCGGCGCGCCGATCTGCCACCTCATGCCGTACGGGCACATCATCTGGGCCAATAACGAGAAGCGCTCGCCGGCTTAA
- the LOC101785164 gene encoding transmembrane 9 superfamily member 12, whose amino-acid sequence MAGALHSSCFMAPLLWVVLLLVVSPGNAFYLPGSYMHTYSQGELISAKVNSLTSIETEMPFNYYSLPYCRPQGGIKKSAENLGELLMGDQIDNSPYRFHVNVNESIFLCTTKGLNENDAKLLKQRARDLYQVNMMLDNLPVMRFTEQNGVTVQWTGFPVGYSPAGSSEDYIINHLKFKVLVHEYEGNNVEIIGTGEEGSGVISEIDKKGMSGYQIVGFQVVPCSVKRNAEDFSKLNMYDSIDPVDCPVELKKAQVIRQQERITFTYDVEFVKSDIKWPSRWDAYLKMEAGSKVHWFSIMNSLMVILFLAGIVFVIFLRTVRRDLTRYEELDKEAQAQMNEELSGWKLVVGDVFREPTCSKLLCIMIGDGVQILGMAIVTIVFATLGFMSPASRGMLLTGMIVLYLFLGIAAGYASVRFWRTIKGTSEGWRSVSWLTACFFPGVMFTVLTVLNFVLWKSGSTGALPISLFFTLLALWFCISVPLTLVGGFLGTRAEQIEFPVRTNQIPREIPARKCPSWLLVLGAGTLPFGTLFIELFFILSSIWLGRFYYVFGFLLIVLLLLVVVCAEVSVVLTYMNLCVEDWRWWWKAFFAPGSVAIYVFLYSINYLVFDLRSLSGPVSAMLYVGYSFLMAFAIMLATGTIGFLTSFAFVHYLFSSVKID is encoded by the coding sequence ATGGCTGGGGCGCTGCACAGTTCCTGTTTTATGGCTCCGCTGTTATGGGTTGTGTTGTTACTGGTCGTCTCACCAGGCAATGCATTCTACCTGCCTGGCAGCTACATGCACACATACTCCCAAGGTGAGTTGATATCTGCCAAGGTGAACTCGCTCACATCCATTGAGACGGAGATGCCTTTCAACTACTATAGCCTTCCATACTGCCGCCCCCAGGGTGGCATCAAGAAGAGTGCCGAGAATCTGGGTGAGCTTCTGATGGGTGACCAGATCGACAACTCGCCCTACCGGTTCCATGTGAATGTTAACGAGTCCATCTTCCTCTGCACCACAAAAGGGCTTAATGAGAATGATGCAAAGCTCCTTAAGCAACGTGCCCGTGATCTTTACCAGGTCAACATGATGCTGGACAATCTGCCTGTCATGCGTTTCACTGAGCAGAATGGTGTCACAGTACAGTGGACTGGCTTCCCTGTTGGTTACTCTCCAGCCGGTAGCTCAGAGGATTATATCATCAACCATTTGAAGTTTAAGGTCTTGGTCCATGAGTATGAGGGCAACAATGTGGAAATCATTGGCACTGGAGAAGAAGGATCTGGTGTCATCTCAGAGATAGACAAGAAGGGGATGTCTGGTTATCAGATTGTTGGATTTCAGGTCGTGCCTTGCAGTGTGAAGCGTAATGCTGAGGATTTCTCTAAGCTTAACATGTACGACAGCATTGACCCAGTGGACTGCCCTGTGGAGCTTAAGAAGGCTCAAGTGATCAGGCAACAAGAGAGGATCACATTCACTTATGACGTCGAGTTTGTGAAGAGTGATATCAAGTGGCCATCTAGGTGGGATGCTTATCTGAAGATGGAGGCTGGTTCTAAGGTCCACTGGTTCTCTATAATGAACTCCCTCATGGTGATCTTGTTCTTGGCTGGAATTGTCTTTGTCATATTCCTCAGAACTGTCAGGAGGGACCTGACCAGGTACGAAGAGCTCGACAAAGAGGCACAGGCACAGATGAATGAGGAATTATCTGGGTGGAAGCTTGTAGTTGGAGATGTATTCAGAGAGCCAACTTGCTCCAAGCTGTTATGCATAATGATCGGTGATGGGGTTCAGATTTTGGGCATGGCAATCGTAACAATAGTTTTTGCCACACTTGGGTTCATGTCTCCAGCCTCAAGAGGAATGCTTCTTACAGGGATGATTGTTCTCTATCTTTTCCTTGGTATTGCAGCTGGGTATGCCAGTGTTCGGTTCTGGAGGACTATTAAGGGCACATCTGAAGGTTGGAGATCAGTGTCCTGGCTGACTGCCTGCTTTTTCCCTGGTGTCATGTTTACCGTCCTGACAGTCTTAAACTTTGTGTTGTGGAAAAGCGGGAGCACTGGGGCTTTACCTATCTCACTGTTTTTCACTCTTCTGGCTCTATGGTTCTGCATTTCCGTGCCATTGACTCTTGTTGGTGGCTTTCTCGGTACAAGAGCGGAGCAAATAGAGTTCCCTGTTAGAACCAATCAGATCCCTAGAGAGATCCCTGCGAGGAAGTGTCCATCATGGCTTCTTGTCCTTGGTGCAGGCACGCTGCCATTTGGAACCCTTTTTATTGAACTCTTCTTCATTCTATCGAGCATCTGGCTTGGAAGGTTTTACTATGTGTTTGGCTTCCTGCTGATtgtcctgctgctgcttgtcgTTGTCTGCGCTGAGGTTTCCGTTGTCCTAACATACATGAATCTCTGTGTGGAGGactggaggtggtggtggaaggCTTTCTTCGCCCCAGGTTCTGTTGCTATCTACGTGTTCCTCTACTCCATCAACTACTTGGTCTTTGATCTCAGAAGCCTGAGCGGGCCTGTCTCTGCAATGCTTTATGTCGGCTATTCATTCCTCATGGCATTTGCGATCATGCTAGCAACTGGAACCATTGGCTTTTTGACATCATTCGCCTTCGTGCACTACCTCTTCTCATCAGTAAAGATTGATTGA